From a single Drosophila sulfurigaster albostrigata strain 15112-1811.04 chromosome 3, ASM2355843v2, whole genome shotgun sequence genomic region:
- the LOC133844698 gene encoding uncharacterized protein LOC133844698 — protein sequence MKIYPNADVWFYVDKPGCWGSYQRYGPYHSWKLPNKEFTPKYMHYWRDIEGQKLRDVKRKDLYFDKWPKTRIRAQACLGMLYATGYRFIKLSQAPPAGFKCAPLPVNLATAQYVKANLKKLKKQAKGEQNKKKKDAANKKKAEKAHKNRGAPRGRN from the exons ATGAAGATCTATCCGAATGCAGATGTTTGGTTTTACGTGGACAAGCCCGGTTGTTGGGGCAGTTATCAAAGATATGGTCCATATCACAGTTGGAAGCTGCCCAACAAGGAGTTTACTCCAAAGTACATGCACTATTGGCGCGATATTGAGGGACAAAAATTGCGGGATGTAAAGCGTAAGGATCTGTACTTTGATAAGTGGCCCAAGACAAGAATTCGTGCACAAGCCTGTCTGGGCATGCTCTACGCAACCGGCTATCGTTTTATTAAACTTAGCCAAGCACCGCCAGCTGGCTTTAAGTGTGCACCGCTTCCTGTTAACTTGGCTACTGCCCAATATGTAAAAG CCAATTTGAAGAAACTGAAGAAGCAGGCTAAGGGGgagcaaaacaagaaaaagaaggACGCAGCCAACAAGAAAAAGGCTGAGAAGGCACATAAGAATCGAGGAGCTCCACGTggaagaaattaa